In the genome of Persephonella sp. KM09-Lau-8, one region contains:
- a CDS encoding folylpolyglutamate synthase/dihydrofolate synthase family protein: MKLYKLFNKKVFNIEPGLERIKAALEEIGNPHQNYPSILISGTNGKGSTAAFLESILRHYSLKTGMFTSPHLVEENERWQTNRQNIPDDRLEEYIKQLKPVIEKHNLTYFEASTLLAFKYFSDEKIDIAVLEVGLGGRWDATNVVYPEVSVITNVSLDHTHLLGDTISKIASEKLGIARKDRPLVIGTEQLDLITQAIMKGIREIYHYPMGYTFKDKGNSIDYMFQDIVIKDVKPSLLGKRQFFNLSAAITAFILFARRNSIKIDIDLIKKAAENTYLPGRMQIISENPVIILDGAHNEEAIVETFREVSQLFPDKKIITIYSGMKDKEWKKILNLIRYKSAETIVTKIPVSRSITQEEIKDIEGVRFYPEIDKAIEKVRNTADKNSIILITGSLYLVGEVLKKFK, from the coding sequence ATGAAGCTGTATAAATTATTCAATAAAAAAGTTTTTAATATAGAACCGGGGCTGGAAAGAATAAAGGCAGCCCTTGAGGAAATTGGAAATCCTCATCAAAACTATCCGTCTATCTTAATTTCCGGAACAAACGGGAAAGGTTCAACTGCCGCATTTTTGGAAAGTATATTAAGACATTACAGCTTAAAAACAGGAATGTTTACCTCTCCACATCTTGTTGAAGAAAATGAAAGATGGCAGACAAATCGGCAGAATATACCTGATGATAGGCTTGAGGAGTATATAAAACAGCTAAAGCCTGTTATTGAAAAACATAATCTTACATATTTTGAGGCGTCCACATTACTGGCCTTCAAATATTTTTCAGATGAAAAAATTGATATTGCTGTTCTGGAAGTTGGTCTTGGTGGCAGATGGGACGCAACTAATGTGGTATATCCGGAAGTTTCTGTTATAACAAATGTATCTTTAGACCATACACATCTACTTGGGGATACCATATCAAAAATAGCTTCAGAAAAGCTTGGAATTGCCCGTAAAGATAGACCCCTTGTAATAGGCACTGAGCAACTGGATTTAATTACTCAGGCTATTATGAAGGGAATTAGAGAAATCTATCATTATCCTATGGGATATACATTTAAGGACAAAGGAAATAGCATTGATTATATGTTTCAGGATATTGTCATTAAGGATGTTAAGCCTTCACTTCTTGGAAAAAGGCAATTTTTTAATCTTTCTGCTGCAATAACTGCATTTATACTTTTTGCCAGAAGAAATAGTATAAAAATAGATATTGATTTAATCAAGAAAGCTGCAGAAAATACATATCTACCTGGCAGAATGCAGATTATATCAGAAAATCCAGTAATAATTCTTGATGGTGCCCATAATGAAGAAGCTATTGTGGAAACATTTAGGGAAGTTTCTCAGTTGTTCCCAGATAAAAAAATTATTACTATTTACAGCGGAATGAAAGATAAAGAATGGAAAAAAATCCTGAATTTAATCAGATATAAATCTGCTGAAACTATTGTTACCAAAATTCCAGTATCACGGAGTATAACCCAAGAAGAAATCAAGGACATAGAAGGAGTTCGGTTTTATCCTGAAATAGACAAAGCCATAGAAAAAGTTAGAAATACTGCAGACAAGAACTCTATAATCCTTATCACAGGCTCTCTTTACCTTGTAGGAGAAGTATTGAAGAAATTTAAATAA
- the lgt gene encoding prolipoprotein diacylglyceryl transferase → MFPDLIKIGDFTIHTYGVMVAIGLIVSYFTAIYFGKKEGIESKKIENLFIYTVLGGIVGARIAYIIEHHDQFHSFMDYIAVWKGGIDWFGGFIGGAIVLLFLLKKYSIPILKIADVAGISIIIGHAFGRIGCTCAGCCYGKPVPEDSPFKDIAITFPHHPDSSAPAGIPLYPTQPAEAIGNFIIFGLLFLAYRKKIFDGEIFGLYLILYGFERFLLEFWRGVTPPLPIGLTWNQIVTLGMVVVGIVILGYGFLKRKNEAV, encoded by the coding sequence ATGTTTCCTGATTTAATAAAAATAGGCGATTTCACAATTCATACCTATGGTGTAATGGTTGCCATAGGTCTTATAGTTTCTTATTTCACAGCCATTTATTTTGGCAAAAAAGAAGGAATTGAATCAAAAAAAATAGAGAACCTCTTTATATACACTGTATTAGGCGGAATAGTCGGTGCCAGAATTGCATATATTATTGAGCACCACGACCAGTTTCACTCTTTTATGGATTACATCGCTGTCTGGAAAGGTGGGATAGATTGGTTTGGTGGTTTTATAGGTGGTGCAATTGTTCTTTTATTTTTATTAAAAAAATACAGTATTCCTATCCTAAAAATAGCTGATGTTGCTGGAATATCTATAATAATCGGTCATGCCTTTGGCAGAATAGGTTGCACCTGTGCAGGATGCTGTTATGGAAAGCCAGTTCCGGAAGACTCACCATTTAAGGATATTGCCATTACATTTCCACATCATCCAGACAGCTCTGCTCCTGCAGGAATACCTCTTTATCCTACCCAACCGGCTGAGGCTATCGGGAATTTTATTATTTTTGGATTGTTATTTCTTGCTTACAGGAAAAAAATATTTGACGGAGAGATATTCGGACTTTATCTAATCTTATATGGATTTGAAAGATTTTTACTGGAATTCTGGCGGGGAGTTACTCCACCACTGCCCATTGGTTTAACATGGAATCAGATTGTCACTCTGGGAATGGTGGTTGTAGGAATTGTAATTCTTGGATATGGTTTTTTAAAAAGAAAAAATGAAGCTGTATAA
- the def gene encoding peptide deformylase, producing the protein MYEIRTWPDKILKQKMKEVDFFGSEKLKEYIDVMFQKMYEHEGVGLAANQIGIPYQIIVLDTTPREENEENKEGIKLALINPKIVHKEGEIESTEGCLSFPGVQITIPRAQKVVVEAKDIEGKDIQIDAEDFLAVVLQHEIDHINGIPFIKYLSPVKRKLTLEKYMKKKKELAKSK; encoded by the coding sequence ATGTATGAGATAAGAACATGGCCAGACAAGATACTTAAACAAAAGATGAAAGAGGTTGATTTTTTCGGTTCAGAGAAGCTGAAAGAGTATATTGATGTAATGTTCCAAAAAATGTATGAACATGAAGGTGTTGGTCTTGCAGCAAACCAGATTGGTATTCCATACCAGATTATAGTTCTGGATACTACACCAAGAGAAGAAAATGAAGAAAACAAGGAAGGAATAAAGCTTGCCCTTATAAATCCCAAAATAGTCCATAAAGAAGGTGAAATTGAATCAACAGAAGGGTGCCTTAGCTTTCCTGGAGTTCAAATCACTATTCCAAGAGCACAAAAAGTAGTTGTTGAAGCAAAAGATATAGAAGGAAAAGATATTCAGATAGATGCAGAGGATTTTCTTGCCGTAGTTTTACAACATGAGATTGACCATATAAATGGAATTCCTTTTATAAAGTATCTTTCGCCTGTAAAAAGGAAATTAACACTTGAAAAATATATGAAAAAGAAAAAAGAACTTGCCAAATCAAAGTAA
- the rpe gene encoding ribulose-phosphate 3-epimerase codes for MKLIAPSILSADFARLGEEIKTVEQAGADIIHLDIMDGRYVPNITIGIPVVESLRPLTDLPFDAHLMIVEPEKYVPDFIKAGCNMISFHMDACIHSHRLVDYIKSQGVKAGVVLNPATPVNTLEEIIHFVDYVLVMSVNPGFGGQKFIPETLHKIRKLRRLMEETGRTDILIEIDGGIKESNISQVSAEGANIFVAGSSIFKAEDPAQAVRNLKQKAISVEV; via the coding sequence ATAAAACTGATTGCTCCTTCTATTTTGTCTGCAGATTTTGCAAGGCTTGGAGAAGAAATCAAAACCGTTGAGCAGGCAGGGGCAGATATTATTCATCTGGATATAATGGATGGTAGATACGTTCCTAATATAACAATCGGTATTCCGGTAGTTGAAAGTTTAAGACCTTTAACCGACCTTCCTTTTGATGCCCATCTTATGATTGTTGAACCGGAAAAATATGTTCCGGACTTTATAAAAGCCGGCTGTAATATGATTTCTTTCCATATGGATGCCTGCATACATTCCCATAGGCTTGTTGATTACATAAAATCGCAGGGAGTTAAGGCAGGCGTTGTTCTTAACCCTGCAACCCCTGTAAATACGCTGGAAGAGATTATCCATTTTGTAGATTATGTCTTAGTTATGTCTGTCAATCCCGGATTTGGTGGACAAAAATTTATTCCAGAAACACTCCACAAAATTAGGAAACTGAGAAGATTGATGGAAGAAACAGGAAGAACGGATATATTAATTGAGATAGATGGCGGAATTAAAGAGAGTAATATTTCACAGGTTTCTGCAGAAGGTGCTAATATTTTTGTTGCAGGCAGTTCTATATTTAAAGCCGAAGACCCTGCACAGGCTGTCAGAAACCTGAAACAAAAAGCAATTTCTGTTGAGGTTTGA
- a CDS encoding UPF0175 family protein, with amino-acid sequence MKLIMDIPDELKLDEKEFKTAAIVKLYELGKISSGKAAKLLGISRIEFLDLLSEYKVQIQPDTEEEILKDINNA; translated from the coding sequence ATGAAATTGATAATGGATATTCCCGACGAATTAAAATTAGATGAAAAAGAGTTCAAGACTGCTGCAATAGTTAAATTATACGAACTTGGAAAAATATCTTCTGGCAAAGCAGCAAAACTTTTAGGAATATCACGTATAGAGTTTTTAGACTTACTTTCAGAATACAAAGTTCAGATACAACCTGATACAGAAGAGGAAATTTTAAAGGATATAAATAATGCCTAA
- a CDS encoding DUF3368 domain-containing protein — MPKVVSNTTPILSFIKLNRLDILRNIYKEITIPEAVYRELEEGKHKYYLNISKEDWIKISKVSNKRLVKQFEKILDTGEAEAITLALELKADLLLMDEKIGRKIAEEQGLKISGTIGILLKAKEEGIISEVKPFIYELIKKGNYYKKSFLETVLKFAKEI, encoded by the coding sequence ATGCCTAAAGTTGTATCAAATACAACTCCTATCTTATCTTTCATAAAGTTAAACAGATTAGATATTTTAAGAAACATATACAAGGAAATTACAATTCCTGAAGCTGTTTATAGAGAATTGGAAGAAGGTAAACACAAATATTACTTAAATATCTCTAAAGAAGATTGGATAAAAATTTCAAAGGTAAGTAATAAAAGACTCGTTAAGCAATTTGAAAAAATATTAGATACAGGAGAGGCTGAAGCTATAACATTAGCTTTAGAACTAAAAGCAGATTTACTTTTAATGGACGAAAAAATAGGAAGGAAAATAGCAGAAGAACAAGGATTGAAAATCAGTGGAACTATTGGAATATTACTGAAAGCTAAAGAAGAAGGTATTATTTCAGAAGTTAAACCTTTTATTTATGAGTTAATTAAAAAAGGAAATTATTACAAAAAATCATTTCTGGAAACTGTATTAAAATTTGCTAAAGAAATATAA
- a CDS encoding metal-sulfur cluster assembly factor produces the protein MTLEIDVLNSLKEVYDPEIPLNIVDLGLVKGIHINDNNLEVVMTLTTPKCPLEKYIKNTIIRHLKTNFPQFEDISIQLDFSQPWTTKDISPEGLQRLRELGWNV, from the coding sequence ATGACGCTGGAAATTGATGTTTTAAACTCATTAAAGGAAGTTTATGACCCGGAAATACCTTTAAACATAGTGGATTTGGGGCTTGTTAAGGGAATTCATATTAATGATAATAACCTTGAGGTTGTTATGACCCTTACGACGCCTAAGTGTCCTCTGGAAAAATATATAAAAAACACAATAATAAGGCATCTTAAGACAAACTTTCCCCAGTTTGAGGATATCTCTATACAGCTGGATTTCTCACAACCCTGGACTACGAAAGACATATCTCCAGAAGGCTTACAACGCCTAAGAGAATTAGGCTGGAATGTTTAG